From the Brienomyrus brachyistius isolate T26 chromosome 23, BBRACH_0.4, whole genome shotgun sequence genome, the window CGACAGGCTGCTGCTGTCTCCACTGTAGTagtccagcgtgtcctggaacAGTGCTGTCCCGCCGGGCTGCGCGGCCTGCGTGGGGGGCTTCTGCACTTTCGGCTTCCCCGACGGGGCTCTTTCGCGCTGACAGGAAGAGAAGCCGCCCCTGCCCCGCGTCCCACGGGGGGCCCGGGCTGCCATCGGGCTGCGCTTAGGCCCTGGGCCAGGCGAAGAAGAGCTGGAGGGCGACGCTGGCGGGAAATTCAGCGCACAGCCCTCTCGGTCTGCCTGCGACTCTGTCCGTTTCCGGCGTCCCCGGCCTGGTTTAGTGCCGCCCTGGAACAGCACACTCTGGCTCCAGTTGTAGGAGGGTCCCGCAGAGTTCTCATGCCAGTCCAGCATGAGTTTCTCTAGGCTGGACAAACTGGATTGGCCCTCGGCTGCAGGCAGGGTGTCCCGTGGACGGTACCCAGTAGCCCCTCCTCCCATGCTGGCACCGGTGGGCCCCAGGTGTGAGGAGTCAGAGGAGGACTCAGAGAGCGTCTCGGAGAAGgacctctgttttgccttctGTGGTGTGTAGTTTGAAATATCCAGGATGTCTTTGGACTCGTTGGTGCCAGCGGTGCAGTAGTCGCTGTAGGCGTGGTATTGGTGCGGCCCAAAGCTGTCAGGACTCCAGCCTTGGTAACCCTGTCTATATCCCCACTGAGATGAGGGATACTGCTTGCAGCTGTCTGAGGGTGACGAAGAAGAGAAGGGACTCGTCTTTGCCATTGCCATGTAACTGCCACCAGGAGAGGCAGGCCCAGCCACGTGCCCAGACTCCCCTCGTAATAAAGCAGAATGAGCTGAGCCGGGGTAGCCGCCATAGCCTCGTTTGACAAGCGTCTGAGATGGCTGAAAGCCAGAGTAACCCATGTGACACTGGCCAGCGGGGGAGGTCGAGGGGCCTTTTCCCATCCCTGCACTGTAGGAGAAGCTACAGTCACTTAGCCTCTGCTGCTGCGGCAACGATGCGGTGCCACTGCCTGTGGACTGCTGACCACTGCCGTAGCTGGAGGGGAATGAGGAGAAGCCTGAAGAGGAAGGGTGCGGCGAGCTGGGGGAGCGAGACAGCGAAAGGGCCGGGGGCATGGATTTCGGGAAGGAGTTAGTTGGGGAGGTCTCTGCCATGCTGTATCCGTACGGGGGGCGGCTCGCTGTACTGGGCTGGCCGTGAAGTGGGCTGTCACTGGCGGGGCTGTGGCTTTTTAGGGCCTTTTTGGGGAAGGCAGGAGACCAGCGCTGGCCCTGCCCGGGACTGCCGGACTCATATCCTGGGGTCAGTTTGCGAGAGTCTGTGCGAGAGGCAGGGCTGGACATGGAGATGTCCAGCAGATCCGAGGAATCATCCGAGTCCAAGAGAGACCGAAAATACCCTGCAAAGAGCCCCTGGGCTTCCTCGCCCCCTCCACTTACCCCTCGATTGGGGTAGAACCCTTTGCCTATATCGCAGGGAGGAAAGCGACCACGGGGGGACTGGCAACCCTGATAATTTGTGCCCCGATCCCTGTCACTGGAGATCTCCTGTCCCCCTCCTTtgcccccccagctccccccgTTGGACCActcctgctcctgctgaccCTGTCCCGGCTTCAGCACCCCATTCTTACGCGGCCGGCGCTTGCGGACTCCCTTTTCCCCAGGTGCCAGGCTGCCCGGGTCCATCCCCAGGAAAGCAGCTCTGCTCAGGCCGGCTGCCACCCCCCTTGCCCCGTTTACGGGGCTGTCCGGGCTCAGCGGGAGGCACTTTCCGCTTTTTACCAATGGTTTCGAAAAAATCGCTGAAGGAGCTCTTGAAGGCCTCGCCGGAGCCAGCTGCCCCACCACCCCGGCCGCCCATGCAGCCAGCCCGTCCCCCCCTGCGGCGGAAGCCGGTGAGCCTGTGCAGCAGTGTGGAGATACCCGGGTTCTCCGGGGGCGTGTGGAAGGACTCGGGCTCGCTGGGTGTCCAGCAGCGAGGCGGAGAGCAGCGCCCTGTGGCCGGGGGCTGCCTGTTCAGAAAGGCCAGCTTGGAGAGCACGTCTCCATACTCCATTTTGACGTCATTGGTGTCAGCTACGTACGAAGGCTGAGGGGAGGGCAGCTTGACTCTCCGTCGCCGTCGTGGCTTCTTGGGCTCCCCGGAGAGTGCAGTGCCGACCCGTGCCTCACGCAGATCTGGCTGGCCGGGGACGACCTGCTTCGGAGGACGCCCACGGCGGCGCTTCAAGATGACAGGAAGTTCCCCGGGGGGGAACATGACCATCACGCTCTTGCCATTGTTCTTCATCTTCAGCAGGGCGGTTGGCTCTCGGGGAGCTCCTGCCACACCGTCTCCCATGCCTGGCCCTTCTCCGCCTTCCCCTCCAGGCCCCCCACTGCCATCTTGTCCCACTGGCAAACTCGGCGGCTCCAGGGAGGAGATTTTGTAGCTCTTCTGTCGCCGGCTGAGATTGATGGGAATGCGGGCCACCTTCACCACAATCTTGCGCATGCCCACACACCGTCCCCGGCGACGGCCCCGGCAGGACAGGGGCCCTGCGGCTTGGACAGGCTCCAGTGTCTCAGCACAGAATTCTATGCTGTGGTGAGACATGGACAAAAGGTCACCAGACATGCTGGCCTCGCTGGTCTGATAGGGCTCGCCCCTGCCACTGAACCCTGGGCCCTCTACTCTACAGCCCCTGTCACTTTCTCCTGCTCCATCGCCCTCTCTTTCCTCCTTCTTACCCTCGTCTTCCATCGTCCGACGCAAACGGGACGATTTGCGCAGTCGGCAGGGGAAACGCGGCCGCCCCGAGCTGCGTAGTGCGTACTTCCTCTCGCCCTCAACGGGGGTTGGAATGATGGGAGGGGTTTGTATGGGGGAGGACAGGGGGATCGGCATCAGAACCGGGGCAGATACGGCAGGGCTTAGTGCAGGCTCGGGGTCTGGCTCCCTCTGGTGGGGGCTAAGGGGACTGGCTGGGCAGTAATGAGGGGTACACGGCTGGATGGAGGCTGTACAGATGTCGGACTGAGCAGCTCCCGTAAGAGCCAATGGGGACATGGAAGCCAGTTGGTCTGTCACAGAGTCGGTCTCCACCTCCATCCGGAGGTCTGGGTGTGCTTGCGGTAAGGTGCCCAACTGCTGGTGCACCTGCAGGAGCTCTGGCTGGGGCTTGTCGTGTTCCTCCTGCCCTTCCTCATCCAGGGGCTCTGGCTGCCGGCGTCTCCTTGCCCCAATTCGGGGTCGTTTGTGCAGCCGGTCCTCGGGGCTGCGCAGCCCATTAGCGAGTGACGGGGAGGAGAAGAAGCTGTAGTGGATGGAAGCCCCCGAGCCGGCCCCTGGGGGAGGCGTCCCTGCGCTCCCAGCATGCCCCTCATGGCTCTCCCAAGGCGCTGGAGTCTCCAGTTCCAGGCAGTCTTCCTCGGCCAGGGCCCCGCACCCAAGGCGCACGCCCCCCGAGCGTAGCCGCCCCGACAGCCGGCTCATGGGCGTGTCACTGTCACCGAGCACCACCCCGGGACACCGTGGGTTGCTCAGGACCCCAACTCAACCCGGCGCCTTGTACTGTTCTGGGGGTCTGTGGTCTCACTGACTGCTTCCTCACTCTCTGTGACCGTGCCCACGTCCCGTAACCTACTGTCCTTCTAAGCGTTCTCCTGTCCCTGCTGCCCAGCTGAACGACTCGATCTTGCCGTTCCTCCTGAATGTGTCTCGGCTGGTTCCTCGATCTTCCTCCTGAGGAGGGAAGGCCCAGGGGAAATGGCCGCACGCCTCCTCAGGCTCCTGCGAACGCCCGGAGCTCTCCGGAGTCTAGCGAGCGAAAACGTGGACCTGCGTGTGAAAGCAAAGAGGGAACAAGGCATCGCGTCAGACCTGCTCTCTGATAGGACGAGGACCAGAATGCACATAAATATCAATAACGAGTGTGATTGGCACAGGCACAGGCAACAGTCACACACCCAGAATACTCACATGCGCCCATACCTCATTTTTCAGTGTTTATTACACAAACAATGTTTGACGTGATAATGACATCACTGGATGAATGTCATGCACTTTTAGAACATGATGCAGGTGCTACAGTCTCACAGCTGCAGGAGAATTCTTCAAGAAGGCTTACCTTGTCTGTTACGGTGGCTGCCATTGTACTGGATGCTCCTGGGGACAAGGGTAACACAATGAGCCACATGCTGTACATTTCTCACACGAGACACCAAGTACAAGTTATTTGAGTAAAAACACAATGATACGCTAACAAAACGGCGACGACAGATTAATTGAAATGGGATATGTTTGTAGTAACTTTTTTGTGTATGTGACAGAGATATGGCATAAGAGTTGGATAAATATTTTGCACACTGCGCTCTGGCAGCTATAAGCTTGCTTACCACTTCAAGATCCGTATTACTTCTAAAATCATCTATAATCTTATGTTTGTACCCTTTGCTGTAAAAATATGATAAATAATGTAGGATTCAGAATATTGAAATCAAATTATACCTATGAGCATCTTTCCTGTGATGTTGTCACACCATGTCAAATATTAATTTCTGGAGTTTaaatttgacaaaaaaaaatgtactatgTATCGCGGCTTAAGGTGGATTGCATTCAAATGAGCGATGTCTCTGCTGGCTTTACCACAAACTCCCTTCCCAATTCTGTCGCAATCCCCCTCGATCATTAACTATGGGACTGACACAATGCCGTCATGTGACCAGCTGGCCAATTAGCTCTGACCATAGAAAAGTCAACAGCTGATGACCAACTTGAATACATTTTGGCGCATACAGGCCATGTGGTCATGTGATGTTTCACACCCCTCTGAGGGAAGTCgagtcacacagacacaggagTCACACAGGAAAGCAATAATTGTTTGTCCCACAGATGAAACAACAAAGCAAGGTAAACTGGTCACACAGCAGAGAACAAAACacctaaataaacaaacaataaacggAAAGCAATTGTTCTAAAATCTAAGAACATCTTCGGGAACATTCAGAAAGGAGCTGCCGTGGGGTGAGACTGCAACTCTCAGCTTCTGTGAGACGCATCAGACGCTGAGGTGTTAGAAGCTACCGGTGACACTGAAATAAACCAAGGCATCAGCTCTCGACTGCAGATGCAGAAGCAGAATCGAGTCAATTAGCCTCTGCAAATGAAAGCTTAGAGGATGAAGTGTTTTCGTCTCACCTGCTGAAAGAGCTGTCTCTACTCACTTCTTAGTGTTTACCATCAACCAGCAATGGCTACTGGCCTTAAAAACATCAAGCATCAATCCATCTTCTATAACAGGTAATATTCAACAGGGACATGGAAGCCTGAAATTTACCCCAAGAGGTTTAGGGAGTAGAGTAGAGGAACACATTAGACAGTCCGTCACTGAGcaatatgtaaaataaaaaaaaatttgataGCGCCACGGAAGACCTCGTTCATTTCAGCTAAAGGGGCTTCTAGAAATTTCATTTATCAATATTCTGAAAGCTTGAACTTTACTCAAAGACTCAGTGTTCAACTGACTCGACAACCTTTACACCAACACATACAAATAAGGCAAACCAATGGCTAAATATTCAAACTCCTTTTTGATGTGCTCAAAAATATTTTCTGGCTGCATGAACATGTCTGACTCAATAAATTAGATTTCACGGTACACTTATTTGTAATTTGCCTAAATCTGTTGTTTTACAAACACTTAAAGctaactgacatatcacattTTCCTTCTTGGAAATGCACCCCACCTGTTTCCCAGATGGAGAATCCCTTACCCCTAATGCCACAAGAAGGTGATTTCTCCTGGCCAATGCTGGAAAACGCAATTCCATTGATGATGGCAATTTGCTCCAGCGATTCCACCGCAGCTCAAACCGCGTCAAACACATCCCAGCTCTCGTCGATATGCTCATCTGACTTCTATATAAATGTAGACTGCCGGTGCCAGACATACTTGGATAACAGATTGTCACGAAAGAGTAAAATATTAAGTAGATTATAATAAATACTCATGTATTAATATCATCTATTATAAAGATTACGCACCAGACACCGTATGTCCACACACAACGCTCATGAGACATTGCTTCAAGTCTTAATTTGTCGCAGACAAACTGTGAAAACATTTCCAAATGCGTATGATCTACCTGTCACCTGTGTCTCCGAAGAGCAGCAGTGTGGCTAATTAAACACACACCGAGCCCAGTGCAGGTGGCCCAGGCCCAGAATGGTGGACGTCCTCGCAGATGCTCCTGAGCCATCCTTGGAGCGGCCCTCTGTGCTGCTGACAGCGGAGCCAGCGTGCGGCATGAAAGCACCGCGCCTTTGTAATCCCTGCCATGCTACCTAGTAACAGTCTTAGCAACAAGGGAGGGAAGTACAGCCGGCTACAGCAGGGGTGGCAGATCTTAATGGCGCAGAGGCGTGAGATGTGCTGTTTTTGGGTTACGGAATAAATTATTTGATAGCAGGGTACCCCGCCCTGTGTTCAGGAATCCGCCCAGTGGCAATCCAAGAGTGAGGTGCCTGGGGTCACAATATGGGGGGGCAGTACAGCTCACAGGAAGACATGGgggagggcagggtgggggctcTGAATCCCGCTTAGGCTGTGTTTCTCTTCCAAGAGTCCAGAATGATGTGGTTCGCTGAACTGGTGTGTCTGAAGTGGCCGCAGTGACTGCGGGCTGCAGGGTTAGGGGCTGTTAGCTTTGATTCTTTTCTATTGGATATCACGAGTTCAATTCAGCTAGACAGAATGCAAATTCTTGATACAGTATCAGAAATTCAATTGGATTTTCATCTAGTTATAATCGAATTCCTGATATCATGATTTAGCATTTTAACTAGTTAAAATTCCAATTTCCACGGAAATGAATGAgaaaagtgttttgaatcttACTAGCTAAGATAGAATTCCCGACGTGAAACGTTGGCATTTCAACTAGTCAAAGCTGAATTCCTGAAATCAAGAATTTGCAATCTAACGAGTTAGAAGTGAATTTGCGATATCCTATAGATATTAGTTAAAGCTAAAATGGCTGGCTGTAGCAGACTGacattgccccccacccccccggtcttgtgccctgtgctgcccgggatagactgccccccccataaGCAATTATGGAAAATGGAGAAATGCATTATCATTCCCTTCGACCCCGGCTGGAATCGGCGGTTaggagacagatggatggatggatggatggatggatggttagggTTACACAGAAATTCTAGATAACTACTGTTTTAATAGACCTTAACAGAAATACACCACCTGCAGCTTGCatccagaccctctgtatgtattacagcaggggtgtcaaactccagtcctggggggtcagagccctgcacatttttggggttcccctcatttaacacacctgattcaactccttgtgctaattaccacacagctcttgagctgaatcatttatggtggaacagggaaagagctgagctacacagggctccagccccccaggactggagatgGGCAGCCCTGTATTCCAGGAAAGCTGGATGATTGTcacaccccctgctggctgaTGCATGTATTAAAAGACGCCCAGCGTGCTGCTATGCATTTGCAGGTCTGAGTAAACTAACTGGGATGGAAAAGTTCGTTCAGGTGGCACCGTACTGGAAAGGAATAAT encodes:
- the ahdc1 gene encoding LOW QUALITY PROTEIN: AT-hook DNA-binding motif-containing protein 1 (The sequence of the model RefSeq protein was modified relative to this genomic sequence to represent the inferred CDS: deleted 1 base in 1 codon); protein product: MSRLSGRLRSGGVRLGCGALAEEDCLELETPAPWESHEGHAGSAGTPPPGAGSGASIHYSFFSSPSLANGLRSPEDRLHKRPRIGARRRRQPEPLDEEGQEEHDKPQPELLQVHQQLGTLPQAHPDLRMEVETDSVTDQLASMSPLALTGAAQSDICTASIQPCTPHYCPASPLSPHQREPDPEPALSPAVSAPVLMPIPLSSPIQTPPIIPTPVEGERKYALRSSGRPRFPCRLRKSSRLRRTMEDEGKKEEREGDGAGESDRGCRVEGPGFSGRGEPYQTSEASMSGDLLSMSHHSIEFCAETLEPVQAAGPLSCRGRRRGRCVGMRKIVVKVARIPINLSRRQKSYKISSLEPPSLPVGQDGSGGPGGEGGEGPGMGDGVAGAPREPTALLKMKNNGKSVMVMFPPGELPVILKRRRGRPPKQVVPGQPDLREARVGTALSGEPKKPRRRRRVKLPSPQPSYVADTNDVKMEYGDVLSKLAFLNRQPPATGRCSPPRCWTPSEPESFHTPPENPGISTLLHRLTGFRRRGGRAGCMGGRGGGAAGSGEAFKSSFSDFFETIGKKRKVPPAEPGQPRKRGKGVAAGLSRAAFLGMDPGSLAPGEKGVRKRRPRKNGVLKPGQGQQEQEWSNGGSWGGKGGGQEISSDRDRGTNYQGCQSPRGRFPPCDIGKGFYPNRGVSGGGEEAQGLFAGYFRSLLDSDDSSDLLDISMSSPASRTDSRKLTPGYESGSPGQGQRWSPAFPKKALKSHSPASDSPLHGQPSTASRPPYGYSMAETSPTNSFPKSMPPALSLSRSPSSPHPSSSGFSSFPSSYGSGQQSTGSGTASLPQQQRLSDCSFSYSAGMGKGPSTSPAGQCHMGYSGFQPSQTLVKRGYGGYPGSAHSALLRGESGHVAGPASPGGSYMAMAKTSPFSSSSPSDSCKQYPSSQWGYRQGYQGWSPDSFGPHQYHAYSDYCTAGTNESKDILDISNYTPQKAKQRSFSETLSESSSDSSHLGPTGASMGGGATGYRPRDTLPAAEGQSSLSSLEKLMLDWHENSAGPSYNWSQSVLFQGGTKPGRGRRKRTESQADREGCALNFPPASPSSSSSPGPGPKRSPMAARAPRGTRGRGGFSSCQRERAPSGKPKVQKPPTQAAQPGGTALFQDTLDYYSGDSSSLSPLPSQTQGFGLDACEYSSPYSVHPSTPSSDERFSQLFPGETASLSPCPEALKPYPKPAPPPAYSVPPRTFSPSCSPTPRLLSSCSAAQSPHRAPSKDFQHYDSPSYCGSPCWYGQGGSLASSPQSYDSERPSGATLPPHGRTDKRELSQTGSSGLRAGPPPHSPYPVPLHRGSSSSSCATVTLDSSPLPEDMGFTLHPDSYPTMPQRYPPQPTRGGVLCQLLDQPAEDGFTVTSL